A genomic stretch from Helianthus annuus cultivar XRQ/B chromosome 1, HanXRQr2.0-SUNRISE, whole genome shotgun sequence includes:
- the LOC110881866 gene encoding pentatricopeptide repeat-containing protein At5g27270 isoform X1, with protein MEGLKSSFLNTTPLTCQPWKHPYHPKLNSSSRISCSVSPDPWSLSDGNKPKPKSKHPKNPLSDDNARRIIKAKARYLSTLRRNQGSQALTPRWIKRSPEQMIQYLEDDRNGHLYGRHVVAAIQRVRSLSGLPEGSYDMRQVMASFVTTLTFREMCTVLKEQRSWRQARDFFAWMKLQLSYRPSVIAYTLVLRTYGQTGKIKLAEETFLEMLEAGCEPDEVACGTMLCAYAKWGRHKAMLSFYSAVQQRGIVLSVAVYNFMLSSLQKKSFHQNVIEIWRQMVVSGVTPNQFTYTVVITSLVKNGLTDEAFMTFNEMKSMEIVPEEVTYSHLIAVTCKKGNQDEALRLYHDMREQNIVPSNFTCASLLSLYYRSGNYSKALSLFSEMERYKVVVDEVIYGLLIRIYGKLGLYEDSIATFEEIGKLGLLSDDKTYITMAQVHLSTGNYEKALDIMEQMRSKNVSFSRFAYIVLLQCYVMKEDAEAAERTFQALSETGFPDCRSCTDMLTLYMKLGLTKKAKELIVHVRENKVKFDKVLLKTVMKVYCKENMSHDAEQMIQELSENRLFEEDDDKFIRTILMGIRGDLTGLEEVDLDPLAFELLSTLYMAPETAYKMEKTLNLLLNTTNGCKVANQVVNNFMKEGLTSQAESLFDLLLKLGCKPEVSTLSSMIYLYGKQKQVERAKRAFAAVADASSEQKHLYSCMIDVYVKSEKADEAYLFYVEEDKKGRDVGAVAISMLVNALSNCGKHRDATNVINNCFNKNTELDTVAYNTFIKAMLDAGRLRFAANIYEKMLTKGVAPSIQTFNTMITVYGRSRDLDKAIEMFNTARIKGVTLDEKAYTNLIVYYGKAGKIDEASILFNQMQEEGIKPGQVSYNIMMNVYACGGSYKEAAQLFNEMQRDGLSPDSFTYLTLVRGYAAGKKYMEAEEAISLMRKQGGIGISPTCAHYNVLLSAYAKTGVLEDVERVYELLIAAGLIPDVACYQTMLRFYLDYGYVEKGVSLFESISDSGGAKSDRFIMSAAVHLYRAAGLSIKAQGVLTCMNSLGIPFLKIRLA; from the exons ATGGAAGGTTTGAAATCTTCGTTCCTGAACACAACTCCGTTGACGTGTCAACCTTGGAAGCATCCTTATCATCCGAAGCTTAATTCCTCATCGCGAATCTCCTGTTCGGTCTCACCAGACCCGTGGTCTCTGAGCGATGGAAACAAACCGAAACCCAAATCAAAGCACCCAAAGAATCCTCTCTCCGACGACAATGCCCGTCGCATTATCAAAGCAAAAGCCCGTTATTTAAGCACATTGAGGCGCAACCAGGGTTCACAAGCTTTAACACCCAGGTGGATCAAGAGGTCACCCGAGCAGATGATACAATACTTGGAGGATGATAGGAACGGGCACTTGTACGGTCGGCATGTAGTGGCAGCTATTCAACGGGTTCGGAGCCTTTCGGGTTTGCCCGAAGGGTCTTATGACATGAGGCAGGTTATGGCTTCTTTTGTTACTACTCTCACTTTTAGAGAGATGTGTACGGTGTTGAAAGAGCAAAGGAGTTGGAGACAAGCCCGAGACTTTTTTGCATGGATGAAATTACAG TTAAGTTACCGGCCCAGTGTAATAGCCTATACGCTCGTTCTTCGAACTTATGGACAAACCGGAAAAATCAAGCTTGCGGAAGAGACGTTTTTGGAAATGCTCGAAGCCGGGTGCGAGCCAGATGAAGTTGCGTGCGGAACCATGTTGTGTGCATACGCTAAATGGGGTCGCCACAAAGCTATGTTGTCGTTCTACTCGGCCGTACAACAACGGGGTATCGTGCTCTCTGTTGCGGTTTACAATTTCATGCTATCATCTTTGCAGAAGAAATCGTTTCACCAAAACGTCATAGAGATTTGGAGACAGATGGTTGTAAGTGGTGTAACTCCAAACCAATTCACATACACGGTTGTTATCACGTCATTGGTGAAAAATGGTCTTACCGATGAAGCTTTTATGACTTTTAACGAGATGAAGAGTATGGAAATTGTACCGGAGGAGGTTACCTATAGCCATCTTATTGCGGTAACTTGTAAAAAGGGTAACCAAGATGAAGCTTTAAGGCTCTATCATGATATGAGAGAACAAAATATAGTTCCGAGTAACTTCACGTGTGCGTCTCTTTTATCTCTCTACTATCGAAGCGGAAACTATTCGAAAGCTTTATCTCTATTTTCGGAAATGGAAAGGTATAAAGTTGTAGTGGACGAAGTCATATACGGTTTGCTTATTAGGATATACGGTAAGCTTGGTCTATACGAGGATTCGATAGCAACATTTGAAGAGATTGGCAAGTTAGGTTTATTAAGTGACGATAAAACGTATATAACAATGGCACAAGTGCATTTGAGTACCGGGAATTATGAAAAGGCACTAGATATAATGGAACAAATGAGATCTAAAAACGTAAGTTTTTCAAGATTTGCGTATATTGTTTTGTTGCAATGCTATGTAATGAAGGAGGATGCAGAAGCCGCCGAACGTACGTTTCAAGCTCTTTCGGAGACGGGTTTTCCCGATTGTCGTTCTTGCACAGACATGTTGACTTTGTATATGAAACTAGGGCTTACCAAGAAGGCAAAAGAGTTGATCGTCCATGTACGAGAAAATAAAGTAAAATTTGATAAGGTGCTTCTGAAAACGGTTATGAAGGTATATTGTAAGGAAAACATGTCACATGATGCCGAGCAAATGATACAAGAGCTTAGCGAAAACAGATTGTTCGAAGAAGACGATGATAAGTTCATTCGAACGATTTTGATGGGTATACGTGGAGATTTGACAGGACTTGAAGAAGTTGATTTAGATCCCTTGGCGTTTGAGCTATTGTCGACTCTGTATATGGCACCCGAAACTGCATATAAGATGGAGAAAACACTCAACTTGTTGTTGAACACTACTAATGGCTGTAAAGTAGCCAATCAAGTGGTTAACAATTTCATGAAAGAAG GTTTAACATCTCAAGCAGAATCTTTATTTGACCTATTGCTGAAGCTGGGTTGCAAGCCAGAGGTTTCTACTTTATCATCTATGATATATTTATACGGAAAGCAAAAGCAGGTGGAGCGAGCCAAACGCGCATTTGCAGCAGTGGCAGATGCTTCTTCAGAGCAAAAGCATTTATACAGTTGTATGATTGATGTATATGTCAAATCTGAAAAAGCGGATGAAGCATATTTGTTTTACGTAGAGGAAGATAAGAAAGGCCGCGATGTTGGTGCTGTTGCAATTAGCATGCTGGTTAACGCATTGAGTAATTGTG GAAAACATCGGGATGCAACGAATGTCATAAATAATTGTTTCAATAAAAACACGGAGCTTGATACAGTGGCATACAATACTTTCATAAAAGCAATGCTAGATGCGG GTAGATTGAGGTTTGCCGCAAACATCTACGAGAAGATGCTTACAAAAGGTGTTGCTCCGTCAATTCAGACATTCAACACCATGATTAC TGTGTATGGGCGTAGTCGAGATCTTGATAAAGCTATAGAGATGTTCAACACTGCTCGAATAAAGGGTGTGACCCTGGATGAGAAAGCGTACACGAATTTAATAGTTTACTATGGGAAGGCTGGTAAAATCGATGAAGCGTCGATCTTGTTTAATCAGATGCAGGAAGAAGGAATAAAACCTGGGCAG GTAAGCTACAATATTATGATGAATGTGTATGCTTGTGGCGGATCCTACAAAGAAGCGGCTCAACTTTTTAACGAGATGCAAAGGGATGGTTTGTCACCCGACTCTTTTACCTATCTCACCCTTGTTCGAGGGTACGCAGCTGGTAAGAAGTACATGGAAGCGGAGGAAGCCATTAGTTTGATGAGGAAACAAGGGGGGATTGGGATATCCCCTACTTGTGCTCATTATAACGTGTTACTATCTGCATATGCAAAAACAGGCGTGTTGGAGGACGTCGAGAGGGTTTATGAGCTGCTAATTGCGGCTGGATTGATTCCAGACGTTGCGTGTTATCAAACCATGCTTAGATTCTACTTGGACTATGGATATGTGGAGAAAGGTGTATCTTTGTTCGAAAGCATTAGTGATAGCGGTGGTGCAAAATCTGACCGGTTTATTATGAGTGCAGCCGTGCATTTGTACAGGGCCGCTGGCTTGTCCATCAAAGCTCAAGGTGTGTTAACTTGTATGAATAGTCTGGGCATCCCTTTTCTCAAGATAAGGCTTGCATAA
- the LOC110881866 gene encoding pentatricopeptide repeat-containing protein At5g27270 isoform X2, whose protein sequence is MVKQLSYRPSVIAYTLVLRTYGQTGKIKLAEETFLEMLEAGCEPDEVACGTMLCAYAKWGRHKAMLSFYSAVQQRGIVLSVAVYNFMLSSLQKKSFHQNVIEIWRQMVVSGVTPNQFTYTVVITSLVKNGLTDEAFMTFNEMKSMEIVPEEVTYSHLIAVTCKKGNQDEALRLYHDMREQNIVPSNFTCASLLSLYYRSGNYSKALSLFSEMERYKVVVDEVIYGLLIRIYGKLGLYEDSIATFEEIGKLGLLSDDKTYITMAQVHLSTGNYEKALDIMEQMRSKNVSFSRFAYIVLLQCYVMKEDAEAAERTFQALSETGFPDCRSCTDMLTLYMKLGLTKKAKELIVHVRENKVKFDKVLLKTVMKVYCKENMSHDAEQMIQELSENRLFEEDDDKFIRTILMGIRGDLTGLEEVDLDPLAFELLSTLYMAPETAYKMEKTLNLLLNTTNGCKVANQVVNNFMKEGLTSQAESLFDLLLKLGCKPEVSTLSSMIYLYGKQKQVERAKRAFAAVADASSEQKHLYSCMIDVYVKSEKADEAYLFYVEEDKKGRDVGAVAISMLVNALSNCGKHRDATNVINNCFNKNTELDTVAYNTFIKAMLDAGRLRFAANIYEKMLTKGVAPSIQTFNTMITVYGRSRDLDKAIEMFNTARIKGVTLDEKAYTNLIVYYGKAGKIDEASILFNQMQEEGIKPGQVSYNIMMNVYACGGSYKEAAQLFNEMQRDGLSPDSFTYLTLVRGYAAGKKYMEAEEAISLMRKQGGIGISPTCAHYNVLLSAYAKTGVLEDVERVYELLIAAGLIPDVACYQTMLRFYLDYGYVEKGVSLFESISDSGGAKSDRFIMSAAVHLYRAAGLSIKAQGVLTCMNSLGIPFLKIRLA, encoded by the exons ATGGTTAAACAGTTAAGTTACCGGCCCAGTGTAATAGCCTATACGCTCGTTCTTCGAACTTATGGACAAACCGGAAAAATCAAGCTTGCGGAAGAGACGTTTTTGGAAATGCTCGAAGCCGGGTGCGAGCCAGATGAAGTTGCGTGCGGAACCATGTTGTGTGCATACGCTAAATGGGGTCGCCACAAAGCTATGTTGTCGTTCTACTCGGCCGTACAACAACGGGGTATCGTGCTCTCTGTTGCGGTTTACAATTTCATGCTATCATCTTTGCAGAAGAAATCGTTTCACCAAAACGTCATAGAGATTTGGAGACAGATGGTTGTAAGTGGTGTAACTCCAAACCAATTCACATACACGGTTGTTATCACGTCATTGGTGAAAAATGGTCTTACCGATGAAGCTTTTATGACTTTTAACGAGATGAAGAGTATGGAAATTGTACCGGAGGAGGTTACCTATAGCCATCTTATTGCGGTAACTTGTAAAAAGGGTAACCAAGATGAAGCTTTAAGGCTCTATCATGATATGAGAGAACAAAATATAGTTCCGAGTAACTTCACGTGTGCGTCTCTTTTATCTCTCTACTATCGAAGCGGAAACTATTCGAAAGCTTTATCTCTATTTTCGGAAATGGAAAGGTATAAAGTTGTAGTGGACGAAGTCATATACGGTTTGCTTATTAGGATATACGGTAAGCTTGGTCTATACGAGGATTCGATAGCAACATTTGAAGAGATTGGCAAGTTAGGTTTATTAAGTGACGATAAAACGTATATAACAATGGCACAAGTGCATTTGAGTACCGGGAATTATGAAAAGGCACTAGATATAATGGAACAAATGAGATCTAAAAACGTAAGTTTTTCAAGATTTGCGTATATTGTTTTGTTGCAATGCTATGTAATGAAGGAGGATGCAGAAGCCGCCGAACGTACGTTTCAAGCTCTTTCGGAGACGGGTTTTCCCGATTGTCGTTCTTGCACAGACATGTTGACTTTGTATATGAAACTAGGGCTTACCAAGAAGGCAAAAGAGTTGATCGTCCATGTACGAGAAAATAAAGTAAAATTTGATAAGGTGCTTCTGAAAACGGTTATGAAGGTATATTGTAAGGAAAACATGTCACATGATGCCGAGCAAATGATACAAGAGCTTAGCGAAAACAGATTGTTCGAAGAAGACGATGATAAGTTCATTCGAACGATTTTGATGGGTATACGTGGAGATTTGACAGGACTTGAAGAAGTTGATTTAGATCCCTTGGCGTTTGAGCTATTGTCGACTCTGTATATGGCACCCGAAACTGCATATAAGATGGAGAAAACACTCAACTTGTTGTTGAACACTACTAATGGCTGTAAAGTAGCCAATCAAGTGGTTAACAATTTCATGAAAGAAG GTTTAACATCTCAAGCAGAATCTTTATTTGACCTATTGCTGAAGCTGGGTTGCAAGCCAGAGGTTTCTACTTTATCATCTATGATATATTTATACGGAAAGCAAAAGCAGGTGGAGCGAGCCAAACGCGCATTTGCAGCAGTGGCAGATGCTTCTTCAGAGCAAAAGCATTTATACAGTTGTATGATTGATGTATATGTCAAATCTGAAAAAGCGGATGAAGCATATTTGTTTTACGTAGAGGAAGATAAGAAAGGCCGCGATGTTGGTGCTGTTGCAATTAGCATGCTGGTTAACGCATTGAGTAATTGTG GAAAACATCGGGATGCAACGAATGTCATAAATAATTGTTTCAATAAAAACACGGAGCTTGATACAGTGGCATACAATACTTTCATAAAAGCAATGCTAGATGCGG GTAGATTGAGGTTTGCCGCAAACATCTACGAGAAGATGCTTACAAAAGGTGTTGCTCCGTCAATTCAGACATTCAACACCATGATTAC TGTGTATGGGCGTAGTCGAGATCTTGATAAAGCTATAGAGATGTTCAACACTGCTCGAATAAAGGGTGTGACCCTGGATGAGAAAGCGTACACGAATTTAATAGTTTACTATGGGAAGGCTGGTAAAATCGATGAAGCGTCGATCTTGTTTAATCAGATGCAGGAAGAAGGAATAAAACCTGGGCAG GTAAGCTACAATATTATGATGAATGTGTATGCTTGTGGCGGATCCTACAAAGAAGCGGCTCAACTTTTTAACGAGATGCAAAGGGATGGTTTGTCACCCGACTCTTTTACCTATCTCACCCTTGTTCGAGGGTACGCAGCTGGTAAGAAGTACATGGAAGCGGAGGAAGCCATTAGTTTGATGAGGAAACAAGGGGGGATTGGGATATCCCCTACTTGTGCTCATTATAACGTGTTACTATCTGCATATGCAAAAACAGGCGTGTTGGAGGACGTCGAGAGGGTTTATGAGCTGCTAATTGCGGCTGGATTGATTCCAGACGTTGCGTGTTATCAAACCATGCTTAGATTCTACTTGGACTATGGATATGTGGAGAAAGGTGTATCTTTGTTCGAAAGCATTAGTGATAGCGGTGGTGCAAAATCTGACCGGTTTATTATGAGTGCAGCCGTGCATTTGTACAGGGCCGCTGGCTTGTCCATCAAAGCTCAAGGTGTGTTAACTTGTATGAATAGTCTGGGCATCCCTTTTCTCAAGATAAGGCTTGCATAA